Genomic segment of Drosophila simulans strain w501 chromosome 2R, Prin_Dsim_3.1, whole genome shotgun sequence:
CCTAAAAGAAAGTAATCTGTTTTAATATGAGCGTGGATCCCTAACTTTTATGTGGTCTCCCCATGaagataataaaaataaattttattttgtttttgtattagCACACATAAACATATATGTTTATGCATTCGCTTTATATATCAATCTATTGATTAAGAAATTATTTGCATGTCTTATAAATTCCTTGGCCAACGATGTAGCTGTATTATACCATTAGTTTTATATTATCTCTATGTTTTTTaggacttttttttttcgtttggtgtttttaataaataaaacacgtTATAAGAGCTCTGCATTGGTGggctcttaaaaataattattcgTGTTTTTATTGACATTACAAATTAACTTAATCTACATTAAAAGAGTCAACCAAGTACAAGAGAATGggaaaagataaaaaattCTCTTAAAAATCGCTCTTAGTGACTTGAGTAGGGCGAATTAAGTAAGTTCAGTTCTCGACAATTTTCGATATCGAGCGggtgaaaatataaaattcgtCGCCAATTAGTCTTAGAAAAACCCTCAATTAGAACATATATAGACTGAAAAAATTGTGTTAAGTCGACGGTTTTGGAAGCctaaaattttttataaccTACAGAACAGgaataaaagctaaaaaaataaatcaaacaaacccGTAAAATTggtgaaataaatttaaaatctacaaaaaattagaaattaatcACGTGCCTGAAATTCCAATAATTCGTTTCATCACTTCAAAAAACGAaccacaaaaagaaaaacgccCAAAAAACGAAGGCAGTTAAATCGgtgaaataaatgttaaatcttatataaaaattataaagaaaatattttgtaagcACGTGAGTCAGTTATATAATACCGTGTTATCACTTCCTTTATCCGGAACTCGTAGAAAGAAGAGAAATGCctacaaaatataattgtatatacattatatatgtatgagtGATTCATTGCAGTCGACagaatcaaaaaattatagttacttaattttatatttatgaaatattttataaacttatttaaaacattGCCAATATGGGTTTCGGCatacatttaataattacaaCTCGATAAAATGTTCAGCTTCGATATTTTAGTCGTGAgtaacattttgttttgtattaaTACACAAAGCGAAGATAATATTATTCGTATAGGCAGAGCCCTATTTCATATGATAATGTTGAAGGCCACAAGGCGAGTTGATAGATCCGCGTCGGAATTTTTGAAAATCGCTTGAGATATGAGACGATCTAAAACTTTCGGAGTCGTTATATTATTTCGGAGTTATAATATTTCGGAGTTATATTAAGATACACATGTGTCACTGGCATCTGCATGCAAGATTCGGTTCCAGTGTACTTTTTAGTCCCATAGTTTCCAATATTCCGACTTACTAacaaacggacggacaggATCTATACTTattgataataaataatgaagcAACAGGGTAGGTAACTCTTCCTTCTACGTTTTACACACTTTCAACGATCAAGTATACCCTTTCAAAGAAAGGGGTATATATATTGATCTATTGCGATCTTCACTCGACAAATACAGAATCTAAATAGTCCAGGAACCAGAGGATAAACCTGCAGGAATGAACATGGACTGCTGCTTATCGGACCAGGCTTGTGAGGAAAGGCGTATCAGCAGGGAAATTGATAAGGTCCTGAAAGCGGAAAAGAAGAAAGCACGACGCGAACTTAAGCTATTGGTCCTGGGTAAGTGAAATCGGAGAATTATTAATTCCATGGCCAATGTATATAACCAAAAAAACCACAATCGCAGGCACAGGTGAATCTGGCAAGACCACATTCATCAAACAAATGCGCATTATTCACGGCAACGGATTTTTGGACAAGGAGAGGAAGCAGTTcaccaaaaatgttttccaaaaCATATTCATGGCCATGCAGTCGATGATCAGTGCAATGGATACTCTGCAGATTCCCTACGGTCAGCAGGAGCATAGTGTAAGACTAATTACTGCACCAATAATACCAAGTGATTTGCCTCCAATGGAGATCATATGATCCACAGAAACTTGCTGATCTTGTGAAGAGCATCGATTACAAGACAGTTACCAGCCTGGAGGCGCCCTACTTGAATGCCATCAAAACGCTTTGGAAAGATGCTGGCATCAAGGAGTGCTACAATCGTCGTAGGGAATATCAGCTGACTGATTCAACTGAATAGTGAGTGAGCGGGTCGATTTACTAAGCAATATCTGAGGCACATTTTACGATTATTAGTGCGGAGTTTAATATCTACTCTAATTATACATACTTAAAAAAGGCTCAATACTTTCTCTTGAATGTGATAATAGTTACATTTTATCAAAGCATTTGCATTAAGCATAATTAAAGGCTGCTGAATAACTTCAGTTAAAATCGCTTCATTCTTCATCCAATTAGCTTTTTGAACGACATAGCTCGAATTGAACGGAGTGATTACCAGGCAACTGATCAGGACATTCTTCATGTTCGAGCGCCAACAACCAATATTGTTGAGTATCCCTTCAATTTGGACGGTTTTCTGATTAggtatttgtttaaaatatattgaaattaataacttcAATTAAATACTACAACACAGATTGGTGGACGTCGCTGGTCAACGAACAGAGAGGAGAAAGTGGATTCATTGTTTTTCCAATGTGACATCACTTATGTTTTTGGTTGCCATGTCCGAGTTTGATCTAACTTTGGCTGAATCGGAGAATGAGGTATTcttttgaaattcaattttttccaATGAATAACCAAATTGCTTATTTCAGAATCGTATGATGGAATCTAAAGCTTTATTTCACCATATAATATCGTTTGAATGGTTTCAACACTCGTCCGTGATTCTGTTTCTAAACAAAGAGGATTTAtttaaacagaaaatattgTCAACGCATTTGGCAGACTATTTTCCTGAATATAATGGTAAGTTGACCCCAAGCAAACGTACATGTAAAGGATTTAATTTGACATCCTATTAACCAGGTCCAAAGAAGGATGCTAGGGCGGGCCGAGAATTCATACGGCAAATGTTTACTAGCGTGAAAACTGATCCTTACAAGTTAATCTATTCTCATTTCACCGTAGCTACAAGTAAGTCTGCTTTTTATTctgatttttgaaaaaatcaGATCTTTTTGAATTCCTTGTTggtgttttattgttattcaATACAAAATCTATAGACGCTTTGCACacaataactaaataaatgtttttggttttgtagatactgaaaatattaagtttgTGTTCACTGCTGTCAAGGACACCATTCTGGAATCGCATTTAAGTGAAACTAATTTGCTGTAACCTCGATTTCTATAAAATGTCTATTTAAATCATATTGATGAGGAACAAGGTTTACGtatcatattttaaaaataaggaaataaatgtatgtacaacagaaaataatttttaaattatttataagctATATTTGCCATCGTATTATAAACTGATGTATTTTAAAGGCGCCTTGTTGCTTTTGGACGttaaaaaactgttttttatttcaatctTATGTTTACATATACAATCCATTAAATATAACACGGTTTACATACTGTTCTTATTCAGCCTAAACGCACTAACTATGAATCCAGCTGCTTTTAGCCGGGGTTTCAGTACACGTGAACTATCACaataaaatcatatatatGTCATGCTTTGCATTAACCGTAGAACCTTATATGGGCAAACAAGCGAATTAAACATCACGATGATCAACAGTTTAAAACGAAACTCTCACACACTTAATAAGCTAAATATAATCTTGGATGGGGGCTCGTATTGATTCGGTTTTGGCACGTAAACATTTACATGACCACAAAGTCGCTAAGGTTGCGTTCAGGTTGGACCATGCTCGGTGGCATCAATTGCACCAGTTTGTTGAACAGGAAAGCTCGCTTATTCTTCAGCTCGGGTGTGCACTCCGTCCGCGCCCTTTTGGTGCATGAGGAGGAGCTCGGACTAGACGCAGTATCTGAGATTCCAGAAGAGATCATGCTTTCGTTCGACTCCAGGGAGAGGTTCTCGGTAGCGGGTCCATCAGCCACTTCCTCTGTAAAGAAACAAGTTGAGTCATCCAATAAGAATTCATTATTGACTAATAAAACCTTTGATCTTTGCCGATACATCGGAATCCGTTTCGAGATCGTCTGCATCAGCACACAACGCAGGTGTGTTACATCCTCTTTCAAGGTTACCATCATGGTTTTTGAAGAGTAAAGACGCAAGCTTGTGGAACTAAAAGAATAAACTCCGATataaaaaagatacaaaaccATAAGTAATTTCTTAGACAAACATTATTCAACTGCTCCGCATCGCTGTGATCAATAACATCGGCTATATGATGCCGTAAGTACTGCATTGCCTTTATGGGATCCTGGCGCGTCATCTCCTCGTAGCGCAGTTTACGCACCAAAAACCGACAATGCTTCAGGATCTCCTCTCTTTTGGGTCTAAAATATAAGGAAATTATCATCGATTACATTCAGATAGTAAATTACATACTTTTCCAGgcataaaagccaaaaatcaTCAAGtctcagctgctgctgctgacagATTCCAGGATTTCCGCCAAACAAATAGTGGGTATTGGTCACATCATCATACACCAGCTGGTGGGCATAGCGAGGGCACGGTTCTAAGGTTCCATCACCCTTGCTGGCGCCCAAAATATTCATGTTGTTAATGGAGTTTGCATCCTGGCCACTGTGGCGACAGTAATATATCCTTGACCACTTGTGATTGCGCAAGGAATAAACCCAAAAGGAGTTTGATGCATCAATATGCTGTATATCACGACGATCCTTAACCTTACTTAGGCTCTACAAATAAAGAAGTTAAATACGAACGCCGGAATAATGTCAGAACTACTTACAGAAAAAACGTAAATTTCATCACGTTCACAGTCAATGGTGGCACGCAATGTATAGCCAGAGGAAGGCTCGAATTTGGCTTCGTTGCCAGCGGTGGTTCCGTGATGGGGGTGCTCCTTGTTGAGAACTGATATGGCCTGGGTGTCTACATCGTAGCTGAGAAACTCATCAAGATCCTCCTTGCCTCGTTGTCCGCCGTATATGTAGAGTTTTCGATGTTTCTATAATAGCGcgtacaaatacatatatctgcATGCATAGcttataatgtatatttaacaTACGTTATGGAAAACCATGCAGTGTGTGATCCTGGACTTGATGGACATAACATCTGCCAGGGAAGCGCTGGCGTGGTGGCAGTCCACCAGAATCTGAGCCCAGGTGTTCGTTGCTATGTGATAAGAGAACAGCCCCGAATATTCTGGTTCTATCGCACCCGTGGCATTGACACTGCGAGGCGTGAGTATTTTGCCTCCGAAAACGTAAATTGTACGCTTATCGGTATCCATGCACATCTGGTGATCATAGACAAGCTGAGGACCACCCACTTGGCTGGTGTCATCGCATATTTGCATCCAGTTGTTAGCCCTCGTATCGTAAAGGTAAAAGTCGCTCTTTATATAATCCGAAGTTCGAATTGAGTTGTCCAGGTAACGACCAAGCATGAATACATTTTCGCTGATGGGATCAAAGACCATTTTGTGGCAGGATCGCGGTGTGGGCCCATTGGATAGCTCTGACCTTTCGCACAGTAGCGTCCACTGATCATCTTCGATATTGAATACCCAAAGGTCGCTCAAGTCCTGGTAGCCATCCCAGccgccgtacagataaataaGTCTCCTTTTGGCATCCACCACCAGCTGGTGACCACCGCGGTTGCCTGAAATAAAGGAAGTTAACTGCTGACGATTGCTATTTGGAGACAAAAATAGTTACCAGGCTTTATGTCGCTTTCGGTATGCTTCATTTGCCAGCTGTGCTTGTAGTCCTGCTTATTTAAATACTCATCCATTAGGCCCTCATCTATGCACTCGACTATAAAGCGTTCAGCCTTCTCAAAGTCGCCCTGCAAAACCTAAGaaacagttttttttatgGATTTAATACCAAACTTCAAAGGTTTTTAACGTGATCTATGCTGGGGATTCCTTTCTTACCAGACACTTATGCAGTTCGCTGATCAGCGGGTGCTCCAGTTGCACATTCGTTTGCTCCTGGAGCGCCCCAAAGGCACTCAAATAGCCCTGCTGGCGGAAGTGCTTCAGACACAGCTTAATGATCTCCACCTCGCGCAGCGAGTTGTAGTTCTTCATACGAGCACTGGTGTACATGGGGTCGTCCTGGCCGTGCAGCTCCACGTACCAAATGCTGAAATTGAACGACGGACCCCAGGAGAGCAGGGGCACGATCTTGAGGTACAGTATTGGTAGGTTTTCCGAACCGTCTTCGGTCAGGCAGCGCAGGTTGAATACTTCCGGTACGTTATCGTTTTTCAGGCCACTGGGGAAAATATTTGAGTTATATTGAAGAATGCATTTCGGAGAACCAGCTGAATAACCTACCCCTCCAGCAGTAAAACCATGTGCTCATCCTCCAAGCCGCCGTAAACACGGAATTTCTTGATGTTGCACACATGCGACTTCTCGAACTTGCCAAACTTGATTTTCTTCACAATGGCGGGACGGCGCAGCTTCAAGGTGAGAAATTGCGGCGGGCTGTTCGTGTACGCGGACCACCTAGATGTTTGGTCGTTGGGACAGTCCACCAGGACGTTTCTACGAATCGAATGGTATGGAAATTAGAAAGATGCCCGTTTAACAATTACGAAATGCGAGGCATCCATTTTCTTTTCCAAATTAGTACTTACTCCGGCAGATAGTTTGGCGAGTAGCTGGAGTAACGGTAGATCTCAAAGTTCAGGCGCTCGGAAAGCGAAAAAGGCTTCTGGCTGCTGGTATTCGTGCCGGAGACCGGGTTCAAAGATGGATTAAGGGCCGAGGACAGCGCCACCGATCCGTGCGAGCTGTTGTCCGTGGGACTGGAtgtcgaggaggaggacatGGCGAGTTCTATTCCAACGATCCTAGCGGTAAAAGGTTAACGGAGCTCGGCTATAGCTGTTATTACCGTTCTTTCTTGTCCGTACTTCTGTGCTTCCCTGTTCCACACCCAAAACAACCGAGTAACAGCTGATCGCCAGGGGCGTAGCCGTTATCTCATCAGGGGGTCGATTAACCGATTGTCTTACATTACATTGGCAAACGGTTagcatttaaaaacaatttacatgGTGTAAGTAACCTATAGAATTAGGctgtaaaatcaaaacaagtaatataaatttgaagttTACGCTTTCATACTTCCGAGTGATAGGCGAGTGCCCTTCTAACACAACTTAATTTACGTTAAACCGATTTTTGGCTTAAGTGTAGATAAGTGTATCGCGGCGTAtcgattatttatttgaaagcTGTTTGTTCGTTCAACCGTGATGCCTTTTTATCAAGCGTACATAGTTATTAAAATGTAGTTAGCGTTTGCTTTAAGTTGTTCGGTTGGAGTTATGTTTATTTGTTCTGATGATGGCAAAGTGGCTTGATGTCTCTTGTGTGTACTTGGGCGTTTTATTATGCCTTCAAAATACCATTGTGCGTGAATAAACCCGTATAAATAcagctttaaaatatattttagtttttagttctATTCCAATGGATACTTTttcaaaatcagaaaaacTGAGTGCATAGCAAACGGAGCGTATTTTAGCAATGTCTCTTGCATTCTGAAGCCAATAAACTGGACTCGATCGGTATTGAACATGGATTGCGACATAAGGGACGCGCTGACAGATATTAAAGTGAgaagttttattaatttaagtATTACAATAACATTGGCAATTTTCAGATGTCAGTTGAAGTATTCTACAAGGATTCTTCGAATTTTTACAAGCCCTTTGCcgtaaaatttaaatttgatgttTGCCAATTGTTAAAGAATAAAACACAGCGtaattttttggaaaaatacGCTATTAGCCATTTGACGGAATGGACTAATGTAAACCACAGTTGCCCATATAGGGTAAGCTTATATAAGTCAAATTTCctgtatatatgcaatattTGTATGTTTCTAAAGGGTCATTTGATTGCGCGTAACTTTCGTTTGGACGAGGTCTCTCTGCCCATACTACCAATTCAGGAttacaaaattgcatttaacttTTCAGGAGCCAAGCCAGGAATTCACTTGGGAATGGTTTTGATCTATTTTGAAATTCTAGAGGATTAttacaaacacaaaaaaaataagccACTGCCCAAGCCGTTGAACTTTGTTTAAGATTCATATAGCTGCTAAGGAAATATACACTTTTAAAATTAGGTTTTAATACAAAGGTTAGTTTCGTGAAAATGATTCTGACAATTTTTGTCGGGTGTAACCGGCACCCATCGATATCGTAGATTTATGATAATTTTAGAGTACGGTCACTCTGTCAGTGTCGTGGCTTGGTTTTGCACggattttgtatttttagttttaaatccATAATTAATAAGTAAATATGGCCTTTGACTCGATACCCAAGGATCTGAGAGGACTTCGCGCATGCCTCGTTTGCTCCCTAGTGAAGGTGGGTTATATTTTGCCTTGACTCGACACACATTTTCATTGAAATCATTTATCGCCCGCAGAGTTTTGATCAATTTGAGACTGATGGCTGTGAAAACTGCGAGGAGTTCCTGCGGatgaaaaacaacaaggaCAATGTCTATGATCACACTAGCAACAACTTTGACGGTATTATTGCCCTAACTACGCCCACCGACTCCTGGGTGGCCAAGTGGCAAAGATTGTGTAAGGCCTTAATAACTTCAATTAAAAAAGGGTATTACtgatatattttaattcattaTCCTTTAGCCCGCTTTACTCGTGGTATCTATGCCATTTCTGTATCCGGAACACTGCCGCAGTCCACCTTACGTGACATGAAGAACCGTGGAATTGTCTACAAATCTCGGGACAGAAGTCAACGCTAAACAACCAGATTGCCGTACAAAATACATGTATAAATCTTTATTCtttaatttataacaataCCACGAATACATACAATAGCAATACAAAACGAAACCGCATCAGTCTTCCAGCGAACTAACGCGCAATCCCTCGCCGCCGGCAGTCGTAACATGAACACCAAAGCCCGCCGATTCGAGCTCCTCCTTAAGCTTCCAGTATACCTCGTTGCACTCGTAGTTCTCTGGAAGCAGAACGATGACATAGCCACCTGCGCCGGCGCCCGTCAGCTTTGAAAAGAAGCCACGCTTAAAAGCGATGGTGAAGATCTGCTCCAGTTTTGGATGCGACACTCCGATGGCCTTCAACAGATCATTGTTGATCTGGAACAGGCGTTCAAGTTGCTCGAATTTCGAGCTATCGTCTTGGGCGTTGCCAAAGCTTTCGTAGAGTGGAACGGCGGCGGCAACAAGCTCCTCGCAAGCCTGCCAAATGGCCTCGATGAGCTGCGGAAAGGCCTCTCCCAGATGACGCACCTTAGCCACAATGTCTGCGGTGCTGCGACTCACACGACTGTCCACCAGCAGGATGTTCAGAGGTTTCTGAATCTTCAGCGACTGGAAGCCCTGTCCCTTGACATACCGCAACATACCGCCGTACGTGCACACAGTGTTGTCCAGACCCGAGGGTGTGCCATGATTAACGCGCTCCGATTCATAAGCCCAGCTCGAGATCAACGCCTGGTTTGCCTCCGACAAGTAGCTGTCTCTATCGAAGTGTCCGGCCAAAATGAGAAATGTTGTGGCCAAAGCTGCTCCGAAAGAGGCGGAACTGCCCAAGCCCGCACCCACGGTTAGCTGGCTGTCTACCTGCACCTGGAAACCGGTTTGCAGCGTCAGTTTCTTGTCGCCGGGTGCGGAGAGTACAGCGCCGGCCAGCAAATAGTATATGGAGATGAATGCCCGCTGGGTGTGCTGCTTGGGTGCATTGCCTCCGGATCGTTCAAGTTGTTTGGACACCTCTGCGCGGACGGCTTCCAACAGATTGGCCGTGCTGTCTGATGGGTATTTACTCCTGAATTCAGCCAGGAAGCCATTGAACTCCGGCAACTGGATCTCCAGTGTGCAGTTAAGGGCCTCCAGTTGAAAACTTGCCACCTGGCTGGCCTCCAGCTGTCGGAATTTCAGAGTAGTGCCCAAACCCACTACGGCGGCCAGGGCGGGACGATGATAGACCACGGCGTGTTCGCCATGAAGTATGACCTTGCCCGGAGAATGGACCTGGAACTTGAGCAGCATTGTTCTTGATGATCTCCGTGTATTGTTTGTTCTGTATTCAGTTTGGCTATGGCTTTATCGGTATATCAGCTGTTTCGAATTGTAATGCTAATGCCTTTCGAGCGGACGACCTGCGACGAGTACTTAAACTTTTATGGCTGTATTTCTTTATGTAACTTATGCATTTAGTGGATCATTTGCGTTGTTTATTCGGTAACTCCTATTTCTGCTTGCCGATTCCTGTGCTTTCCCTTTCACTTTCTTTGTGCGACTGGCGTTTTTCGGCTTGTTCGTCTCTTCGATCGGAAAGCGCAACCAACCATCAGCAAAACGAACAACAGGTTTTTGCGGCTagtgtttgctgttgttgtatcgcccgtgtatatgtatgtgtgacgttgttttttttgttttatttggtaCTACTATTGGGCTTTCACTTTCTCCCACTCTTCGGGTGTGTAGGATTTCTGGGAGAATGCATGGATTTCTTTCAGTTCTTCGGCCAGCGTTGAGTTGACTAATCTATGCTTCTGGAGAAGGGTCTTGCCGCTAAAGGCTGGCGATACGATTACGGCGCTGAATTTGCCGCCACAGCCGTCTGATTCGTCCGTAACACTCACGTACTCCGTCTGCAGTTCCCTTTTGAGCTTCTCCTCGAGGTACTTTGAGTCGTATTTACTCATTTTggatggttttttttttcaaacgAAACGAGGTGATGGAGAGGGTGTGTGACCGTATGGGACTTCGGCCAAAAACAGGTTTTCCATAAGCCGGTTGGTGGTTTTTCTATCTGCGCTGACCTTGGCCACACCTAGCACTATTTTAAATGTTCTTTTTCGGGGGGTTTCCTTCGAATTatctattaaataatttaatatgagGTTTGTCTAAGTGATTCAACAGATTTtgtctttgtttatatagtttggggcagccatttaagtctaaaACTACTAAAACTACTGTTTAATACAACATATTGTATTTAGATTCAGTTTCCACCACAGCgtatatttgtaaacaattatGAGACCCCATTAGACTTTTCGTTTCCTGCTATATTCCCTCATCTCAAACTTTAACATTaagaaatcatttttaaacaaatccAACCAAATTAGAAAGATAACTCATTTGATTAATCAGAATAACGGCTTTGTCTAAAACTAATAATAACGGCACACGGCCAGTGCTGCCATTCATAGTAAACGCCGCAAGCTATGCTTGTCATAACCTAGCCTATCAAAACTATCGATATTTCGTGCTCTCGAACTGTTTGCCGCCACCGTCGCTGCCGCAGCCAACTTCGCGCATTCATCGCATAATCTTGCGATAGCACGCGCAGATTTCCCAccattcattaaaaaaaaatcgcatgtaattatttacaatttgtttaagcGAAACAAACATTGTTTTGTGTAAATTgccttttatttgtatattgaAAGTGTGACTAACAGGTTGCACACTCGATTTTCAGTACGCATTAAACGAAACCAGTGTGCAGCACGCTTGATTGGCGAGGGGAAATTTgtggaaaaattaatttcgtttaGAGACAGACGCCGGCATTGCAAACATGTCCAAAACAGATACAGCTGCCGTGGAGGCAACCGAAGAGAACTCGGTAAGTTAATATAAAGCAGGCTTTGCCTAAGGACTTCTCTACATATATTCTGATCTCTGCCAGAACGAGACGACTTCGGATGCGGCTACCAGTTCATCCGGTGAAAAGGAGGCAGAGTTTGACAACAAAATCGAGGCTGATCGCAGTAGGCGCTTTGATTTCCTGCTAAAGCAGACGGAGATATTCACCCACTTTATGACTAACAGCGCTAAGAGTCCGACGAAGCCTAAGGGTAGACCCAAGAAGATCAAAGACAAGGACAAGGAAAAGGATGTGGCCGAGTGAGTTATACTCCCCATATAAAAAAGCCAGttactttatttattggtAAACTTTTGTGTTAAACAGTCATCGACATCGCAAGACAGAacaggaggaggatgaggagttGCTGGCGGAGGACTCGGCCACCAAGGAGATCTTTCGCTTCGATGCCTCACCAGCCTACATCAAAAGTGGCGAGATGCGTGACTACCAGATTCGCGGTCTCAACTGGATGATTTCGCTTTACGAAAATGGTATCAATGGAATACTGGCCGATGAAATGGGTCTAGGAAAGACCCTGCAGACCATATCCCTGCTGGGTTACCTTAAGCATTTCAAGTGAGTTCATAAACATCTAGTGTTTAAAAGAAATGTCAAAATATCATATTTGCCTGCAGAAACCAAGCCGGACCACACATCGTCATCGTGCCAAAGTCAACGCTGCAGAATTGGGTAAATGAGTTTAAGAAGTGGTGCCCTTCTCTCAGAGCCGTCTGCCTTATTGGTGACCAGGACACACGTAACACCTTCATTCGAGATGTGCTCATGCCTGGCGAGTGGGACGTTTGCGTGACCTCCTATGAGATGTGTATCCGCGAGAAGTCCGTATTCAAGAAGTTCAACTGGCGCTATTTGGTCATCGACGAGGCGCATCGTATCAAGAATGAGAAGTCGAAGCTGTCGGAGATTCTGCGAGAGTTTAAGACCGCTAATCGTCTACTTATCACGGGTACTCCGCTGCAGAATAACCTCCACGAGCTATGGGCCCTGCTAAATTTCCTGCTGCCCGATGTGTTTAATTCGTCAGAGGACTTCGACGAATGGTTCAACACGAACACTTGCCTGGGTGACGATGCGTTGATTACGCGCTTGCATGCCGTGCTCAAACCTTTCCTGCTCCGTCGTCTAAAGGCCGAAGTGGAGAAGCGTTTGAAGCCGAAGAAGGagatgaaaatatttgtgggTCTATCCAAGATGCAACGCGACTGGTACACCAAGGTGCTGCTTAAGGACATTGATGTAGTGAACGGTGCTGGCAAGGTGGAGAAGATGCGACTGCAGAACATCCTTATGCAGCTGCGCAAGTGCACCAACCACCCATATTTGTTTGATGGCGCCGAGCCCGGTCCGCCATACACCACGGACACGCACTTGGTGTATAACTCCGGAAAGATGGCTATTCTGGACAAGCTGCTGCCCAAGCTCCAAGAACAGGGATCGCGTGTGCTGATTTTCTCACAGATGACGAGAATGTTGGATATCCTGGAGGATTACTGTCACTGGCGCAACTACAACTATTGCCGTCTGGATGGTCAGACGCCGCACGAGGATCGTAACAGGCAGATCCAGGAATTTAACATGGACAACAGCGCCAAGTTTCTCTTCATGTTGTCCACCCGAGCCGGTGGTTTAGGTATCAATTTGGCTACCGCTGATGTTGTCATCATTTACGACTCGGATTGGAATCCTCAAATGGATTTGCAAGCTATGGATCGTGCTCATCGTATTGGCCAAAAGAAGCAAGTGCGCGTTTTCCGGCTTATCACCGAAAGTACAGTGGAGGAGAAGATTGTGGAGAGGGCAGAGGTCAAGCTCCGTCTGGACAAGATGGTCATCCAGGGTGGCAGATTGGTTGACAACCGCTCCAATCAGTTGAACAAGGATGAAATGCTGAATATAATTCGTTTTGGAGCTAAC
This window contains:
- the LOC6734196 gene encoding mevalonate kinase; the protein is MLLKFQVHSPGKVILHGEHAVVYHRPALAAVVGLGTTLKFRQLEASQVASFQLEALNCTLEIQLPEFNGFLAEFRSKYPSDSTANLLEAVRAEVSKQLERSGGNAPKQHTQRAFISIYYLLAGAVLSAPGDKKLTLQTGFQVQVDSQLTVGAGLGSSASFGAALATTFLILAGHFDRDSYLSEANQALISSWAYESERVNHGTPSGLDNTVCTYGGMLRYVKGQGFQSLKIQKPLNILLVDSRVSRSTADIVAKVRHLGEAFPQLIEAIWQACEELVAAAVPLYESFGNAQDDSSKFEQLERLFQINNDLLKAIGVSHPKLEQIFTIAFKRGFFSKLTGAGAGGYVIVLLPENYECNEVYWKLKEELESAGFGVHVTTAGGEGLRVSSLED
- the LOC27206619 gene encoding bolA-like protein 2, whose product is MSKYDSKYLEEKLKRELQTEYVSVTDESDGCGGKFSAVIVSPAFSGKTLLQKHRLVNSTLAEELKEIHAFSQKSYTPEEWEKVKAQ
- the LOC6734198 gene encoding chromatin-remodeling complex ATPase chain Iswi, producing the protein MSKTDTAAVEATEENSNETTSDAATSSSGEKEAEFDNKIEADRSRRFDFLLKQTEIFTHFMTNSAKSPTKPKGRPKKIKDKDKEKDVADHRHRKTEQEEDEELLAEDSATKEIFRFDASPAYIKSGEMRDYQIRGLNWMISLYENGINGILADEMGLGKTLQTISLLGYLKHFKNQAGPHIVIVPKSTLQNWVNEFKKWCPSLRAVCLIGDQDTRNTFIRDVLMPGEWDVCVTSYEMCIREKSVFKKFNWRYLVIDEAHRIKNEKSKLSEILREFKTANRLLITGTPLQNNLHELWALLNFLLPDVFNSSEDFDEWFNTNTCLGDDALITRLHAVLKPFLLRRLKAEVEKRLKPKKEMKIFVGLSKMQRDWYTKVLLKDIDVVNGAGKVEKMRLQNILMQLRKCTNHPYLFDGAEPGPPYTTDTHLVYNSGKMAILDKLLPKLQEQGSRVLIFSQMTRMLDILEDYCHWRNYNYCRLDGQTPHEDRNRQIQEFNMDNSAKFLFMLSTRAGGLGINLATADVVIIYDSDWNPQMDLQAMDRAHRIGQKKQVRVFRLITESTVEEKIVERAEVKLRLDKMVIQGGRLVDNRSNQLNKDEMLNIIRFGANQVFSSKETDITDEDIDVILERGEAKTAEQKAALDSMGESSLRTFTMDTNGEAGTSSVYQFEGEDWREKQKLNALGNWIEPPKRERKANYAVDAYFREALRVSEPKAPKAPRPPKQPIVQDFQFFPPRLFELLDQEIYYFRKTVGYKVPKNTELGSDATKVQREEQRKIDEAEPLTEDEIQEKENLLSQGFTAWTKRDFNQFIKANEKYGRDDIDNIAKDVEGKTPEEVIEYNAVFWERCTELQDIERIMGQIERGEGKIQRRLSIKKALDQKMSRYRAPFHQLRLQYGNNKGKNYTEIEDRFLVCMLHKLGFDKENVYEELRAAIRASPQFRFDWFIKSRTALELQRRCNTLITLIERENIELEEKERAEKKKKAPKGSVSAGSGSASSNTPAPAPQPKASQKRKSEVVATSSNSKKKKK